TTGACTTCTGTTGTTTTGCCTGCACTTCTTGATACATGGCATCTGTGTAGTATGTTCCCCCGTTTGCTTTGAACATGTTGTCGATCATATTTATCAGCTCCATCACTTGTCCTCTGTCTTTACTGGTGTTTTCAAAGACATGCAACCTGTTTCCACAACGCTGAACGAGTTGTCTAACCTCTGGCTTGCCCTCACGTAGATATTGATGTATGGTCTTGTTTTTGAGTTCACCACCACGGGTGAACAGCACGATCATGTACTGGTCAGCTTTTGGACCAAACAGCTTTTGCAGGGCTTCTACAGAGTTTTTCTCTGCATTGGCAAATCGACCAAGTTCGATGACCAGCAGGAACACATGAGGTCCAGGACATGAGACTTCAACACATCTCACAATTTCATTTTTGATGAATCCTTCGGATTTCTCAGTGTCCAGGAGCCCTGGTGTGTCTACCACACTAACCACTCTGTAGCCCCAACGTGCCACAGCTTTTTCACAGACCTGAGTCACTGATGATAAACTGGGACTGGATGCGAAAATTTCCTGTCCAAGAATGGTGTTTCCAACAGCACTCTTGCCCACACCAGTTTTTCCAATCATCACGATTCTTAAATCAGGACCTGGAATATAATTCATAACTTCTGGTAAAGCTGTCTGAAGTGTGAGTCATGAGTCATCAACTTGATatacacattaaattaaattaaattaaattaaattaaattaaatgagtTACATACATAGAGTGGATGCAAacaaaaacttttgttttgagtCTCACCTGCAGGAAGTAACGCCATCTTCTCTCAGCAGCGTTGTCTCAACAAAGATGACAAAGATGAATGTTAAGGCTTTAAGGCCGTTGTTCATTTATATGGTGGCTACACAGCTGACACGCCTCACAGTATTTGCATAACAGGTCCATATAAAACAGGAAGACAGCAGCACAGTCTACAGACACCACACAGCCTGTCTGTACTTTGCTGCGCTGGATCCATGAGCCATGTCTTACAGTAAGTTTTGCGGTAATAATTTTCTatcatgcatgtttgttttgctctctctgctttgCTTTAGTAAGACACCATTGTTGAAGTAAACCTCTTTTGGATAATCATGTGAAAATGTAAtcatcaaatgtattttctattGCATGtatcaggtaaaaaaaaagacattttgtttgttgttttcacagATAAGATTTCAGTCGTCATTCTGGGACATGGAGATCGTTTGAAGAAAGCTCTTATAACAGTCATTTTAGGGAAAGATTTATCTCAAGTATCCAAAAGAAATGTTCTGAAAAGTACTGAGATATATGAAGATAACTCATATGTGGTCACAGGTGCACCAGACATTCACACATCATGTGAGGACATAAGAGAGCTATTTGCTATTAATCAACACCCTCACATGTCTTTGATGGTGGTAGAGGATGGGTTTTCAACAGAGGAGGTATGGCAACAGATAGAAATGCTGCACCGTATAACTGGAAGACCCAcagaggagttcagagtgctgcTGCCCCTCAAAAGTAAACACCCAGATTCTTACCCATTCAAATGCTGCACACTGGGGGAGGTTTTCAACAAACTGAGTAAACTGACAGAAGGAAGACACCTGATGCCAACTGACAAGAGGTAAAAGTGAAAGGAAAGGCATGCAGATGCAAGATTGAATATAACTTTAAGTGAAAAAGATAAAATCTTGGACAAATGATCTGATATGCCATACACTGGCACATGTAGAATATTTAGTAAATTTTATTCACAAGGGGGCTGCAATTGTTTATATACtattacaccataaattgactAACTCTGTCCCTACATTATAGGTATACTGACCATCCTGAGCCAGAAAGGTCAACACAAGGCACTGAGATGGAGGTGACAGGTAAGCCACAATCTGTGTAGCGATTAGTGAGG
This is a stretch of genomic DNA from Epinephelus fuscoguttatus linkage group LG21, E.fuscoguttatus.final_Chr_v1. It encodes these proteins:
- the LOC125882301 gene encoding GTPase IMAP family member 7-like, with product MALLPAGPDLRIVMIGKTGVGKSAVGNTILGQEIFASSPSLSSVTQVCEKAVARWGYRVVSVVDTPGLLDTEKSEGFIKNEIVRCVEVSCPGPHVFLLVIELGRFANAEKNSVEALQKLFGPKADQYMIVLFTRGGELKNKTIHQYLREGKPEVRQLVQRCGNRLHVFENTSKDRGQVMELINMIDNMFKANGGTYYTDAMYQEVQAKQQKSKGNACAVQYTFIGALIQRIRLFISILRRE